The Styela clava chromosome 2, kaStyClav1.hap1.2, whole genome shotgun sequence genome contains a region encoding:
- the LOC120335603 gene encoding uncharacterized protein LOC120335603 — protein sequence MIYTNKTLGIGNENPSTTLTIDVGPITVPSSIITYTCVAFALSKPSYLRTVTIDIIETDECDLLPCKTREKCTYSLTAPYYNCTCRAAYIGTSCEERRFIINTAENCKYHINLHDEKSFADANSTCKELGGAVAMMKTTEIQNLVESQIIAQYGANGTTLEFWIGGYKVNNSWIWDDGTAVSIIEKNSKWQGTLDGKTGNMFLSSYLNKQRNRMHWFATGKNTKIGYICEVAVTDICSPSPCMYSGTCVFVGCQKICKCLKGFDGKYCEIGTNSTIVISVTCVGIGIALAVIAFWIIRKMRNRNVETQSQQPSNDISIVSPYETTFVSSPSSSKPNELESPYTYDNDTTCYQEPTPTINETDNTVKT from the exons ATGATTTACACAAACAAAACACTCGGGATCGGCAATGAAAATCCCTCAACCACATTGACAATTGATGTCGGCCCCATCACTGTTCCGTCATCGATAATCACCTACACGTGTGTGGCATTCGCGCTGAGTAAACCATCATATTTGAGAACTGTTACCATAGATATCATTGAAACAG ATGAATGCGATTTATTACCTTGTAAAACCAGAGAAAAATGCACGTATTCTTTAACGGCTCCATATTATAATTGTACCTGTCGAGCGGCTTACATTGGAACATCATGTGAAG AAAGAAGATTCATTATCAACACCGCTGAAAATTGCAAATATCACATCAACCTTCACGACGAAAAATCCTTCGCTGATGCGAACTCAACTTGTAAAGAGCTTGGGGGAGCGGTCGCAATGATGAAAACAACAGAAATACAAAACTTGGTCGAAAGTCAAATAATAGCACAATATGGAGCCAATGGAACAACACTTGAGTTTTGGATTGGTGGATACAAAGTTAATAATTCGTGGATATGGGATGATGGCACAGCTGTGTctataatagaaaaaaattcaaaatggcaGGGCACTCTCGACGGTAAAACAGGCAATATGTTTCTTAGCTCTTATCTCAATAAACAAAGGAACCGTATGCATTGGTTTGCCACTGGAAAAAATACAAAGATTGGTTACATATGTGAGGTAGCAG tcaCTGATATATGTTCCCCATCTCCCTGTATGTATTCCGGAACTTGCGTATTTGTTGGGTGTCAAAAGATCTGTAAATGTTTAAAAGGGTTTGACGGAAAATATTGTGAGATCG gAACCAACTCAACGATTGTCATTTCTGTCACTTGTGTTGGAATTGGAATTGCTCTGGCAGTGATTGCTTTTTGGATAATTAGAAa AATGAGAAACAGAAACGTGGAAACACAATCCCAACAACCATCCAACGATATTTCTATTGTTAGTCCTTATGAAACCACATTTGTATCATCACCATCAAGTTCTAAGCCAAATGAACTCGAATCCCCATATACCTACGACAACGATACAACATGTTACCAAGAACCAACACCAACTATCAATGAAACTGATAATACCGTGAAAACTTag